Proteins encoded in a region of the Coffea eugenioides isolate CCC68of chromosome 4, Ceug_1.0, whole genome shotgun sequence genome:
- the LOC113768545 gene encoding GEM-like protein 7 isoform X2, which produces MKNDHHQEFDHHQDYFFQMGSYGTATPESERPTSFSEPATSCQSPSSSADPLSPIFKTDKGDDSKVVVQKKKKKLERKANSYVYRIREHVKLGPKFSETVKGKLSLGAKIIRKGGRENIFRQIFSVSDGEQLLKASQCYLSTTAGPIAGILFISTEKVAFCSERPVTLSACPGGVVRTPYKVSIPVRKVKKANESANVEKPAKKYIEIVTDDNFEFWFMGFVRYEKALKNLRKAISMSSSMPF; this is translated from the exons ATGAAGAACGATCATCATCAAGAATTTGATCATCATCAAGATTATTTCTTTCAGATGGGTTCTTATGGAACTGCAACTCCTGAAAGTGAGAGGCCCACTTCATTTTCTGAACCTGCTACCTCATGCCAGAGTCCCTCCTCCTCAGCTGATCCTCTTTCCCCGATCTTCAAAACCG ACAAGGGAGACGATTCCAAGGTGGTGGttcaaaagaagaagaaaaaattagAGAGGAAGGCCAACAGTTATGTTTACAGAATTCGTGAGCATG TGAAATTGGGGCCTAAATTTTCTGAAACAGTGAAGGGGAAGTTGAGTTTGGGGGCGAAAATAATTCGAAAAGGGGGGCGAGAGAATATATTCAGGCAAATATTTAGTGTAAGTGATGGGGAGCAGCTGCTAAAAGCTTCGCAATGCTATTTGTCAACAACCGCTGGTCCAATTGCTGGAATCCTCTTTATTTCCACCGAAAAGGTTGCTTTCTGCAGTGAAAGACCAGTTACCTTATCGGCCTGTCCCGGAGGTGTTGTTAGAACACCATACAAG GTTTCAATCCCCGtgagaaaggtcaaaaaggccAATGAAAGTGCGAACGTTGAGAAGCCGGCAAAGAAGTACATAGAAATAGTTACCGACGACAATTTCGAGTTCTGGTTTATGGGATTTGTACGCTATGAAAAAGCCTTGAAGAATCTCCGCAAGGCAATTTCCATGTCCAGCTCAATGCCCTTTTAG
- the LOC113768918 gene encoding uncharacterized protein LOC113768918 gives MRKETRQVREEHSSATSQRPESGVEPTDSFGGTSSDSEQEEIPMANARTLRELTAPNLNQQPLCEEPYKHLQEFDVVCNSMKPPGITEEQIKMRTFPFSLKDSAKDWLAASLRKEICGIKQHLGESLYEYWERYKNLLHRCPQHQISEQLIIQYFYEGLLFGDRSIIDAASGGALVNKTPQEARELIERMAENSQQFGTREDVPIRRVNEVETPSMQQQLTELTAFVRQQAVRNASQARVCGICTGIGHSADMCPMIQEETAEQVNMADHAPAPRKQYDPYSSTYNPGWRDHPNLSYGGNRQPNFTPNRQSNFVPNKPPGYQQQYQPRPPPPPSSSSSLKEMMKQMMTTMAQNQQMMTTMAQNQQRTEATIMQNQQRTDSEMQDIRNQISQMATTINRLDSQNQGKLPSQSELNPKNVSAMTLRSGKEVQGPDPVIPKDKDEDRIEKELEEEGGDNKNSKVIPDPLMPVRSNPPPFPSRLEKPRKQDKEKEVLEIFHKVEINIPLLDAIKQYSTLDMDELRILIANSFSTTTW, from the exons ATGAGAAAGGAAACCAGACAGGTCAGAGAGGAGCACTCCAGTGCTACATCTCAGAGACCTGAGTCAGGAGTCGAACCAACAGATTCATTTGGTGGCACTTCGAGTGACTCGGAGCAAGAAGAAATCCCCATGGCTAATGcacgaacattaagggagttgacTGCCCctaatttaaatcagcagcctttgt gtgaggagccGTATAAGCATCTGCAGGAGTTTGACGTCGTGTGCAACAGTATGAAGCCCCCGGGCATTacagaagagcagataaaaatgaggaCATTTCCCTTCTCCTTGAAAGATTCTGCGAAGGACTGGCT GGCTGCAAGTCTGAGGAAAGAAATTTGTGGGATCAAGCAGCATCTAGGGGAGTCACTCTATGAGTATTGGGAACGGTACAAGAACTTGTTGCACAGGTGCCCCCAACACCAAATAAGTGAGCAGTTGATCATacagtatttttatgaggggcTCCTTTTCGGGGACAGGAGCataattgatgctgcaagtggaggggcactggtgaacaaaacccctcaAGAAGCACGGGAGTTGATAGAGAGGATGGCAGAGAATTCACAACAATTCGGTACGAGAGAGGATGTTCCAATACGCAGGGTGAATGAGGTAGAGACACCCTCCATGCAGCAGCAGCTAACTGAGTTGACCGCGTTTGTTAGGCAACAGGCTGTGAGAAATGCATCACAAGCCAGGGTATGCGGGATTTGCACTGGTATAGGTCACTCTGCAGATATGTGCCCAATGATTCAggaagaaactgcagaacaggtgaacatggctgaCCACGCGCCCGCTCCAAGGAAGCAATACGACCCTTACTCAAGCACCTACAACCCAGGGTGGAGAGATCATCCCAACCTCAGTTATGGAGGGAATAGGCAACCCAACTTTACACCGAACAggcagtctaactttgtgccaAATAAGCCACCAGGGTACCAGCAGCAATACCAACCCCGACCACCTCCGCCCCCAAGCTCTAGTTCATCTTTGAaggagatgatgaaacaaatgatgaCAACCATGGCGCAAAATCAACAAATGATGACAACCATGGCGCAAAATCAGCAAAGAACGGAGGCAACCATTatgcaaaatcagcaaaggacggacTCCGAGATGCAGGACATAAGGAATCAGATAAGTCAAATGGCCACaacaatcaaccgtttggaCTCCCAGAACCAAGGTAAATTGCCGTCTCAATCCGAATTAAACCCGAAGAATGTGAGCGCCATGACCTTGAGAAGTGGCAAGGAGGTCCAAGGACCTGACCCGGTGATTCCTAAGGACAAGGACGAAGATCGAATTGAAAAAGAGCTGGAAGAGGAGGGCGGTGACAATAAAAATTCAAAGGTAATCCCGGACCCACTCATGCCAGTTAGATCCAACCCACCGCCCTTCCCAAGCAGATTGGAGAAACCAAGGAAGCAGGACAAGGAGAAAGAGGTCCTAGAGATATTTCACAAAGTGGAGATCAATATTCCTCTTCTAGATGCGATTAAGCAG TATTCCACACTAGACATGGATGAATTGAGAATACTAATTGCAAATTCTTTCTCAACCACCACCTGGTAA
- the LOC113768545 gene encoding GEM-like protein 7 isoform X1 has protein sequence MKNDHHQEFDHHQDYFFQMGSYGTATPESERPTSFSEPATSCQSPSSSADPLSPIFKTEDKGDDSKVVVQKKKKKLERKANSYVYRIREHVKLGPKFSETVKGKLSLGAKIIRKGGRENIFRQIFSVSDGEQLLKASQCYLSTTAGPIAGILFISTEKVAFCSERPVTLSACPGGVVRTPYKVSIPVRKVKKANESANVEKPAKKYIEIVTDDNFEFWFMGFVRYEKALKNLRKAISMSSSMPF, from the exons ATGAAGAACGATCATCATCAAGAATTTGATCATCATCAAGATTATTTCTTTCAGATGGGTTCTTATGGAACTGCAACTCCTGAAAGTGAGAGGCCCACTTCATTTTCTGAACCTGCTACCTCATGCCAGAGTCCCTCCTCCTCAGCTGATCCTCTTTCCCCGATCTTCAAAACCG AAGACAAGGGAGACGATTCCAAGGTGGTGGttcaaaagaagaagaaaaaattagAGAGGAAGGCCAACAGTTATGTTTACAGAATTCGTGAGCATG TGAAATTGGGGCCTAAATTTTCTGAAACAGTGAAGGGGAAGTTGAGTTTGGGGGCGAAAATAATTCGAAAAGGGGGGCGAGAGAATATATTCAGGCAAATATTTAGTGTAAGTGATGGGGAGCAGCTGCTAAAAGCTTCGCAATGCTATTTGTCAACAACCGCTGGTCCAATTGCTGGAATCCTCTTTATTTCCACCGAAAAGGTTGCTTTCTGCAGTGAAAGACCAGTTACCTTATCGGCCTGTCCCGGAGGTGTTGTTAGAACACCATACAAG GTTTCAATCCCCGtgagaaaggtcaaaaaggccAATGAAAGTGCGAACGTTGAGAAGCCGGCAAAGAAGTACATAGAAATAGTTACCGACGACAATTTCGAGTTCTGGTTTATGGGATTTGTACGCTATGAAAAAGCCTTGAAGAATCTCCGCAAGGCAATTTCCATGTCCAGCTCAATGCCCTTTTAG
- the LOC113768799 gene encoding protein NLP6-like, with protein MDSDLEKSSTDISHALCDIHKALVEACQTHKLPVAQTWMPQLGKCQSYTDNALSTTSNEYYLEHAGFSLFRDICESFQLLRGQGVVWQAFSSGTPCFCGDMTKLSIAEYSFAHIGKKVLLDSSLAICLKSDHTGDHVYVLELFLPFRTADPTKLLEAVLLTMKKHLNSFRLASGPTLGDEMFVEVFRVSKEDKLEFFTLFHTTGGSDGLQNQQLFPQKNWEFSDVDYAKILVDEGSWWDQVISYVDYAPVSITRRGTSDDVFGWKEDSCDTPSVKEGNSYINSAASTSRYPEQDNLARLVAKDAQFSAFPNLDVDFWHNKEGISSASDLDKLDREKVEKHFGLKLKDAAESLQVSPSTLKRKCRKLGIPSWPRKRNQGTCFATSTESNKDREIRNAEYGQEVSHPNVSSQEGTTSSKHNSSQAATIAKDSFMMIKAAYGEIKKIKFPLPFSSPLVDLEMEAASRLELKVGNFKLWYLDEDDDWILITRDADLRTMESMGKNTIKVSITHGDDSPY; from the exons ATGGATAGCGATTTGGAAAAA AGCTCAACAGATATATCCCATGCACTGTGTGACATCCACAAAGCATTAGTTGAGGCATGCCAAACACACAAGTTGCCTGTTGCTCAGACCTGGATGCCTCAGTTAGGGAAATGCCAAAGCTACACAGATAATGCCCTTTCAACTACAAGTAACGAATATTACCTTGAACACGCAGGATTCTCTTTGTTTAGAGATATCTGTGAAAGTTTTCAGTTATTGAGAGGGCAAGGGGTTGTTTGGCAGGCATTTTCTTCAGGTACTCCGTGCTTCTGCGGGGATATGACCAAGTTGAGCATAGCTGAGTACTCCTTTGCTCACATTGGGAAAAAGGTTCTCTTAGACAGTTCTTTAGCAATTTGTTTAAAGAGCGATCATACGGGGGATCATGTCTATGTACTCGAGCTCTTTCTGCCCTTTAGAACTGCTGATCCTACAAAACTTTTGGAAGCTGTCTTGCTCACAATGAAGAAGCATCTCAATAGTTTCAGACTTGCTTCTGGACCAACATTGGGGGATGAGATGTTTGTTGAAGTTTTTAGAGTTTCAAAAGAAGACAAGCTCGAATTTTTCACACTGTTTCATACTACCGGTGGTTCAGATGGACTGCAGAATCAGCAACTGTTCCCACAAAAGAACTGGGAATTTAGTGATGTAGATTATGCAAAGATATTGGTCGATGAAGGATCATGGTGGGATCAAGTGATTAGTTATGTAGATTATGCCCCTGTTTCTATAACTAGGCGTGGAACAAGTGATGATGTTTTTGGATGGAAGGAAGACTCTTGTGATACTCCATCCGTGAAGGAAGGAAACAGTTATATTAATTCTGCCGCCTCAACATCTAGATATCCAGAACAAGATAATTTGGCAAGGCTAGTCGCAAAAGATGCTCAATTCAGTgcatttccaaatcttgatgtAGACTTTTGGCATAATAAGGAAGGCATAAGTTCAGCATCAGATTTGGACAAACTTGACCGTGAAAAAGTTGAGAAACACTTTGGTTTGAAGCTTAAAGATGCTGCTGAGAGTCTTCAAG TGAGTCCATCCACGCTCAAGAGGAAATGTAGGAAACTTGGCATCCCAAGTTGGCCGCGCAAGAGAAACCAGGGCACTTGCTTTGCTACAAGCACTGAATCCAACAAAGACCGCGAAATACGTAATGCAGAATATGGTCAGGAGGTCTCACATCCTAATGTGTCTTCTCAAGAAGGTACAACTTCCAGCAAGCACAATTCCTCACAAGCTGCAACAATAGCGAAGGATAGCTTCATGATGATAAAAGCTGCATATGGAGAGATTAAAAAGATTAAGTTTCCGCTTCCATTTTCGTCACCGTTGGTAGATTTGGAGATGGAAGCAGCATCAAGGCTTGAGTTAAAAGTTGGAAATTTCAAGCTTTGGTATTTGGATGAAGATGATGACTGGATATTGATAACCCGTGATGCAGACTTGAGGACTATGGAATCAATGGGTAAGAATACAATCAAAGTGTCTATCACTCACGGCGATGATTCCccatactaa
- the LOC113768919 gene encoding protein NLP7-like, translating into MAEVRTRCPNDVEDIDGTFSKSEFLDYIGTKLHTSVSTSRKSFRVFWDEEDDESNSYQTLFSQLGPPLLPPPIVKDKIKIALQHVDLLYNRAMLAQFWVPVMIGGRRFLKSSDQPFGLTCLRKGLCSYRKLCLNYYYCTDNTCSSDGGADYVDVDVDVDVDWNGGGGVRESVLLTGPPSRVFLRGLPEYSPNVEFYADSEYALRDEAMGRKISDYMAVPVFDPNSRECIGVIELLSTADSVREMDNPAYIFGLISTALQVCPCFLLT; encoded by the exons ATGGCTGAAGTTAGAACACGATGCCCCAACGACGTTGAGGATATTGACGGAACTTTTAGTAAATCGGAGTTCCTGGATTACATTGGTACTAAACTTCACACGTCCGTAAGCACCTCTCGCAAAAGTTTTCGTGTTTTCTGGGACGAGGAAGATGATGAATCAAATAGCTATCAGACACTCTTTTCCCAGT tgGGTCCACCTTTACTTCCTCCTCCCATCGTCAAGGACAAGATCAAAATTGCGCTGCAGCATGTAGATCTCCTGTATAATCGAGCAATGCTAGCTCAGTTCTGGGTGCCGGTGATGATCGGGGGACGGCGATTCCTGAAATCCTCAGACCAGCCTTTTGGGTTGACTTGCTTAAGGAAAGGACTATGTTCGTACAGAAAGCTGTGTCTGAATTATTACTACTGTACGGATAATACCTGCAGTAGTGATGGTGGTGCTGATTATGTGGATGTGGATGTGGATGTGGATGTGGACTGGAATGGCGGAGGAGGGGTAAGAGAAAGTGTGCTTCTCACTGGTCCGCCTTCACGTGTCTTTCTTCGTGGACTGCCGGAGTATAGCCCAAACGTGGAGTTCTACGCGGACTCGGAATATGCTTTAAGGGATGAGGCTATGGGCCGTAAGATAAGTGACTATATGGCTGTGCCTGTGTTCGATCCCAATTCCCGAGAATGTATTGGCGTAATTGAGCTGCTTTCAACTGCTGACTCAGTAAGAG AGATGGATAATCCTGCATATATATTTGGGTTAATCTCGACAGCACTTCAGGTTTGTCCTTGCTTCCTCCTCACCTAG
- the LOC113768858 gene encoding kunitz trypsin inhibitor 2-like — protein MTTPILINLLISSFLLAFSVNFPLSTAQKFPAPVLDTAGQQLRSGVNYYILPAKGGNGGGVTFATGVDSRCPYEVAQASDKGNNGIPVMFAPFDGDSIIRVDTDSNIRFIDFRPPVTCPESHVWTLNSNRTFIQTGGVEGKTGPQTINNWFKIQTYEDAYQLKYCPGTEVCGNPCGILLLCENIGILVDNGKRALALNQPAPFKVVFTRA, from the coding sequence ATGACGACCCCAATTTTGATTAATCTCCtgatttcttcctttcttttagCTTTCTCAGTTAACTTTCCACTAAGCACAGCTCAAAAATTTCCTGCTCCAGTTCTTGACACTGCTGGACAGCAGCTTCGTAGTGGTGTGAACTACTATATCTTGCCAGCAAAGGGCGGCAACGGTGGGGGAGTAACATTTGCAACCGGCGTAGATAGCCGCTGCCCATATGAAGTTGCGCAAGCATCCGACAAGGGTAATAATGGAATCCCAGTAATGTTCGCACCATTTGATGGTGATTCCATAATCCGAGTTGATACTGATTCAAACATCAGGTTCATCGATTTCAGGCCTCCGGTAACTTGTCCTGAATCCCATGTATGGACCCTTAATAGCAATAGAACATTTATTCAAACTGGTGGAGTTGAAGGGAAGACGGGACCTCAGACCATAAACAACTGGTTCAAAATTCAGACTTATGAAGATGCATACCAGCTGAAATACTGTCCTGGTACTGAAGTGTGTGGCAATCCCTGTGGAATTCTGcttctttgtgaaaatattggCATCCTCGTGGACAATGGAAAGAGGGCTTTGGCACTAAATCAACCAGCGCCATTCAAGGTTGTGTTTACCAGGGCCTAG
- the LOC113768917 gene encoding kunitz trypsin inhibitor 2-like, translating to MNLTLGIDGNVVQVGVDYYIVPPDGSIQVLNQTSNVSVLSTMLRLEYNDDVPNQFFVTTGGVKGNPGRETLSNWFGIQRYEDAYIFYFCPAVCNYCRPVCGNIGVILDNGRRLLGLSNQPLKVTFKKA from the exons ATGAACCTAACATTGGGCATTGATGGAAATGTCGTCCAAGTTGGTGTCGATTACTATATAGTGCCACCTGATGGCAGCATACAG GTACTGAACCAGACATCCAATG TCTCTGTTTTATCGACTATGTTGAGACTTGAGTACAATGATGAtgttccaaatcaattttttgTGACGACCGGTGGAGTTAAAGGAAATCCTGGACGTGAAACactaagcaattggtttggaattCAAAGATATGAAGATGCCTacatcttttatttttgtccTGCTGTCTGTAATTACTGCAGACCAGTTTGTGGGAATATTGGTGTTATTCTTGACAATGGCAGAAGACTTTTGGGCCTCAGTAATCAACCACTGAAGGTTACTTTCAAGAAAGCATAA